Proteins encoded in a region of the Gopherus flavomarginatus isolate rGopFla2 chromosome 19, rGopFla2.mat.asm, whole genome shotgun sequence genome:
- the IFT22 gene encoding intraflagellar transport protein 22 homolog has product MLKAKILFVGPSESGKSVLANFLSESTEGISSYVPTQGVRILEYEKPNMNGNSKGAGCRFELWDCGGDQKFETCWPALMKDSHGVVIVFNPELPSHLKEIEMWYSCFVQQQQLLDSQCLLIAHHKPGSAWDTENLSLASPLNRLKLIHSSLEEDPEDVRMEFVKYFKSIISLLNESRDREEMSIIT; this is encoded by the exons ATGCTGAAGGCCAAGATCCTGTTCGTGGGCCCCAGTGAG TCTGGAAAATCCGTCTTGGCAAACTTTCTGTCCGAGAGCACAGAAGGCATTAGCAGCTACGTCCCCACTCAGGGAGTGAG GATCCTGGAATATGAGAAACCAAATATGAATGGCAACAGTAAAGGGGCAGGGTGTCGATTTGAGCTGTGGGATTGTGGCGGTGATCAAAA GTTTGAAACTTGCTGGCCAGCTCTGATGAAAGACTCCCATGGTGTTGTAATAGTCTTCAACCCAGAACTGCCCAGTCACCTGAAGGAAATTGAAATGTGGTACTCCTGCTTTGTGCAGCAACAGCAGTTACTAGATAGCCAGTGTCTCCTAATTGCACACCACAAACCAGGCAGTGCATGGGACACAGAAAACCTGTCCTTGG CTTCACCCCTGAACAGACTGAAACTAATACACTCCAGCCTGGAAGAAGATCCTGAGGATGTCCGCATGGAATTTGTGAAATACTTCAAAAGCATTATCAGCTTGCTAAATGAGAGCAGAGACAGGGAAGAGATGTCAATTATTACCTAA